The Thermococcus alcaliphilus sequence ACCTAGTGGAGCAGCTAAGAGCATTGAGGAGGCCATTGAAATAGCGGAAAAAATTGGCTTTCCTGTTATTGTTAGGGTGAGCTTTAATCTTGGAGGAAGGGGCTCCTTTATTGCTTGGAACGGAAGGGAATTTGAGAACTACATAATGAGGGCCTTTGCTCAAAGTGAAATAGGCGAAGTATTAGTCGAAAAGTACCTTCACCACTGGAAGGAAATAGAATTCGAAGTTGTGAGGGATAAAAACGGGAACACCATTGCAGTTGCATGCTTGGAGAATGTTGATCCAATGGGAATTCACACTGGTGAATCAATCGTCGTGGCTCCATCTCAAACCCTAACAAACAAGGAGTATCAAATTCTGAGGGATACCGCAATAAAGGTAGCTGAAGCCATAAGTCTTGTGGGTGAGTGCAACGTTCAGCTGGCTTTAAATCCAAATTCTGAGGAATTTTACGTTATAGAGACAAACCCAAGGATGAGTCGTTCATCTGCGTTGGCAAGCAAGGCAACTGGCTATCCCTTAGCGTACATTGCTGCAAAACTCGCCTTAGGGTATACCTTGGATGAACTCCTGAACGGTGTAACTAAAGCCACTACCGCAGCATTTGAGCCGAGCTTGGACTATGTGGTCGTTAAAATACCCCGGTGGGATTTGGAGAAGTTTGACGGCATAAATAAAAGGTTAGGCTCTGAAATGAAGAGTATTGGCGAGGTAATGGCAATAGGAAGAAACCTGCACGAGGCTTTCCAGAAGGCAATTAGAATGGTAGGTATTGGAGACGAGCTTATTGGGGATTATTATGAGGAGAAAGAACCCCTGGGAGATGTCATGGATAAGATAAAAAATCATCGACCTTATATACTCATGCACATAGCTAAGGCACTAAAGCTTGGGGCGACAGCTGATGAAATTCACACTCTAACTGGGATAGACCGCTTTTACCTTTACATAATTGAAGACCTAGTTAGGATAGCAGAGGAGCTAAAAGCCAATCCGACTGAGGAGCTCATAAAGGAGGCCAAAAAGCTCGGCTTCAGTGATAAACAAATAAAGAAGCTAGTCAGCAAAAAGCTAAAGGATTTCAAGAAGCCGAAAATATTCGTAAAACAGATTGATACTCTCGCCGGTGAATTCCCTGCAAAAACGAACTATCTCTATATGACTTATGATGCTCAAGAAAACGATATCCTTCCCGGGGAAAAACCAAAAATCTTAGTCTTAGGTGCTGGGGTGTTTAGAATAGGTGTCTCCGTCGAGTTTGACTGGGCAGTGGTTAACTTTGCAAACGCAGCTAAGAGGAGGGATTATGAGGTAATAGTTCTTAACTACAACCCAGAGACAGTTTCAACCGATTGGGACATTAATGACAAGCTATACTTTGAAGAGATAACGCTCGAGAGGATTATGGACATCTACGCTTTTGAAAAGCCCAAGGGGGTTGTAGCGTTTGCCGGAGGTCAACTTGCTAACTCACTTGCTAAACCCCTTGAGCAGAGCGGGGTTAAGCTTCTGGGGACAAGAGGAACGAACGTAGATATAGCTGAAAACAGGGCAAAGTTTTCTAAACTCTTGGAAGAGCTGGGAATAAAGCAGCCTGCCTGGACAATTGCCAAGAGCGTTAAGGACGTCTTAAAGTTTGCTGAAGAAGTTGGGTATCCGATCATAGTGAGGCCTAGCTACGTTCTAAGCGGAACCGCAATGAAAGTTGCCTATAATGAGGATGAGCTCAGGGCATATCTCTCATTGGCGACGAAAGTGTCTCCAGAGCATCCGGTTGTTATCTCGAAGTTCTTCGATGCTATAGAGGCAGAGATAGATGGGGTCTCAGATGGAAAAAGGGTCATTGGGATTACCTTAGAGCACATAGAGAAAGCAGGGATACATAGCGGGGATTCTACGATGGTAACGCCTTATCGCTATTTAAAGCCCCATCAAGTCGAAAAAATGCAGGAAATAGCCTTAGAACTCGCCATGGCCTTGGGCATTAAGGGCCCATTTAACATACAGTTCCTAGTTAACGACGACGTTTACGTATTGGAACTAAACCTAAGGACGAGCAGGTCGATGCCCTTCTCGAGCAAAGCAAGGGGCATAAACCTAATGGAACTGGCAGCTCAAGCAGTTTTTGACGGAAAGCTCTCTATTGGAGAGGATTATAAATACTATGAAATACCAGCAAAAGCGTTTGCCGTCAAGAGCCCTCAATTCTCGTGGTCTCAGCTTCAAAACGCCTATCCCTTCCTAGGCCCAGAGATGCGCTCTACCGGGGAAGTGGCTGCTCTTGGTAGTGAATTCGAGGATGCACTGCTCAAAAGCTGGCTTTCAGCAAAGCCGAACAAAATGCTCGAAAAGAGTGTGCTGGTTTACGGCTATGGGAAAGAAAAAGACAAGCTGAGTGAAGCTGCTAAAACCCTTAGCTCTCTGGGATACGAAGTATTAACGCTTGAAAGCACTTTAGACATCGAAAAGTCAATAAATGAAGAGAAAGCCGTAGAACTAATGAAAGGCGGCAAGATTGACTTGGTAATGACCTCGGGCTATGCAAAAGACAAGGACTATAAAATTAGGAGGACTGCAGTTGATTTAAACGTTCCAATTGTCTTGGATGCAAACTTGGCTTACGAGCTTTCAAAAGCCTTTGCTTGGGCTAAAGAGAACGACTTTGAGATAAGAGAACTGGGTGAATACTATGGAAAAGTAAGGACGGAAGATACACTGGAACATGTAAAACAGGTAATTCAAGCTTTTGAACTTTGAGTGCCTCTTAGTATTTTTAGTTGTTCTGTTCTTGTTTGGCTTTTGACATTTATCAATTCTCATCTTTTTGTTTCGTAACCTCTCCTTTCAATATCAGAAATTTTTTCGGAAATTTTCGAAAATAATATAAAAATTTTTGCAAAAACATAAGATATCTAAAAGCTTATTCGAGAATGTCGGCATTTTTCCGAAAAATTTATATACCCTTTACCAAACCTATACTCGGTGGTGCCTATTAAGAAGGGTTCAAATTTTAGATTCTACTCTAAGAGAAGGAGAGCAATCAGCAGGAGTCAACTTTAATCCAGAGCAGAGATTGAGGATAGCGGTAGCCTTAGATGAGTTTGGAGTCGATTTTATAGAAGTTGGGCACCCTGCGGTAAGCCAAGACGTGATGGAAGGCATAAGGGCCATAGCAAGCCAGGGACTAAAAGCAAACCTCTTGGCACACTCGAGGGCGATGAAAAGAGATATAGACCTTGTTCTGGATACAGAGGTGGACTGGATAGGAATTTTCTTGTGTGTCTCTAATTCATGCCTGCAAAAGCGATTTAACATAACCCTCGAGCAGGCACTGGAGAGAATTGAGAACACCGTTCTTTACGCCAAGGATCATGGGTTGAAGGTACGCCTTACTCCCGAAGACACCACAAGAACGGAATGGCAGAATCTCGAAAGGGTGCTTAGGCTAGCAAAAGAGATAAACGTTGATAGAGTAAGTGTTGCAGATACAAGTGGAAGTGCTCATCCGCTCTACTTCTATGAGCTCGTTAGGAGAGTAGTTGACTTCGGCATTCCAACAAACCTTCACTGCCACAACGACTTGGGATTAGCTCTAGCAAATGCAATAATGGGAATTGAAGCAGGAGCAACGCTTGTGGATGCTACCATAAATGGGATCGGAGAAAGGACAGGAATAGTAGATTTAGCCCAGATTTCGACCATTCTCTATCACCACTACGGAGTACGCCGCTATAGGCTCGACATGCTCTACGAGCTAAGTCAGTTGATTCAGGAAATCACAGGGATCAGAGTGCAGAACAATTATCCCATAGTTGGCAGAAATGCCTTTATACACAAAGCCGGTTTGCACGTGTCCGCAGTAATCAAAGACCCATTATTTTACGAATTTCTACCGGCAGAACTCTTTGGAAGAAAAAGGGAAATCTACTTGGACAAATACGCAGGAAAAGACTCAATAAGGTTCTACTTGAGGCAGACGGGCATTGAGGATGATAAGCTTGCTGAGAAATTGCTTGGCCTCCTAAAAACCTCACAAGAGCCTTTTACAGTGGAAAGACTCTTTGAAGAGGCAAGAAAAATGAGGGGAATCGAATGACGATAGTGGAAGAGCTGTTAAATGCAAGGGCGGGAGAAACGGTAGTTAGAGAAGTTGACCTAGTATACGCCCACGATGGCACGATGCCCCTTATCATTGAATCCTTCAAAAAAATGTTTACAAGGGTGAAAAAGCCCAATAGGACTTTTATTTTCTTTGATCACGTTTACCCAGCACCAACAACAAAAGTGGCAAACCTGCAGAGGGAAATAAGGGAATTCGCAAGAGAACAGGGGATTAGAGTACTTGAAGGTTATGGCATCTCCCACCAGGTTGTTCCAGAAGAAGGCCTTCTGGATGGGGCAAAGATAGTTATTGGAGCGGACTCCCACACACCAACTTTAGGCGCCTTCGGGGTTTTTGCGATCGGAATGGGGGCGACAGATACAGCTATAGCGCTAGGATTGGGCAAAACGTGGCTGAAAGTTCCAAAAAGCGTTAGGGTGAACTTGGAGGGAACACTCTCAAAATACACAATGGCAATGGACGCTATGCTTCACGTAATTGGACTGCTACGTGACGTAGATATGAACTACAAAGCCTTGGAGTTCTTTGGGGGTTTCGGACTTTCAGTTGACGAAAGAATGACCATAACGAACTTTAGTGTAGAGACGAATGCAAAAACTGCTGTTTTTGATAACGACACATTTGTTGGAGACGGCGAATACGTAAAGGAGATCACAATAGAACTCGACCAGATTGAGCCATTGGTGGCTCTACCCCACCATCCAGGGAACACAGAGAGAGCTAACAGAGTTAGAAGAAAAATTGATCAGGTGTTCATAGGCTCATGCACAAATGGAAGGCTTGAACACCTTAGAAAAGTGGCAGAGGTTCTCAAAGGCGAGCAAGTTAGTGTCA is a genomic window containing:
- the carB gene encoding carbamoyl-phosphate synthase (glutamine-hydrolyzing) large subunit codes for the protein MILMVSKVLVLGSGAIKIGEAAEFDYSGSQALKALREEGIETILINPNVATIQTSHELADKVYLLPLDVKFVEEVIRKEKPDGILLGFGGQSALSLGVKLHEAGILQKYGVEVLGTPVGGIEKALDREKFRETMVKAGLPVPPSGAAKSIEEAIEIAEKIGFPVIVRVSFNLGGRGSFIAWNGREFENYIMRAFAQSEIGEVLVEKYLHHWKEIEFEVVRDKNGNTIAVACLENVDPMGIHTGESIVVAPSQTLTNKEYQILRDTAIKVAEAISLVGECNVQLALNPNSEEFYVIETNPRMSRSSALASKATGYPLAYIAAKLALGYTLDELLNGVTKATTAAFEPSLDYVVVKIPRWDLEKFDGINKRLGSEMKSIGEVMAIGRNLHEAFQKAIRMVGIGDELIGDYYEEKEPLGDVMDKIKNHRPYILMHIAKALKLGATADEIHTLTGIDRFYLYIIEDLVRIAEELKANPTEELIKEAKKLGFSDKQIKKLVSKKLKDFKKPKIFVKQIDTLAGEFPAKTNYLYMTYDAQENDILPGEKPKILVLGAGVFRIGVSVEFDWAVVNFANAAKRRDYEVIVLNYNPETVSTDWDINDKLYFEEITLERIMDIYAFEKPKGVVAFAGGQLANSLAKPLEQSGVKLLGTRGTNVDIAENRAKFSKLLEELGIKQPAWTIAKSVKDVLKFAEEVGYPIIVRPSYVLSGTAMKVAYNEDELRAYLSLATKVSPEHPVVISKFFDAIEAEIDGVSDGKRVIGITLEHIEKAGIHSGDSTMVTPYRYLKPHQVEKMQEIALELAMALGIKGPFNIQFLVNDDVYVLELNLRTSRSMPFSSKARGINLMELAAQAVFDGKLSIGEDYKYYEIPAKAFAVKSPQFSWSQLQNAYPFLGPEMRSTGEVAALGSEFEDALLKSWLSAKPNKMLEKSVLVYGYGKEKDKLSEAAKTLSSLGYEVLTLESTLDIEKSINEEKAVELMKGGKIDLVMTSGYAKDKDYKIRRTAVDLNVPIVLDANLAYELSKAFAWAKENDFEIRELGEYYGKVRTEDTLEHVKQVIQAFEL
- the lysS gene encoding homocitrate synthase, which gives rise to MLDSTLREGEQSAGVNFNPEQRLRIAVALDEFGVDFIEVGHPAVSQDVMEGIRAIASQGLKANLLAHSRAMKRDIDLVLDTEVDWIGIFLCVSNSCLQKRFNITLEQALERIENTVLYAKDHGLKVRLTPEDTTRTEWQNLERVLRLAKEINVDRVSVADTSGSAHPLYFYELVRRVVDFGIPTNLHCHNDLGLALANAIMGIEAGATLVDATINGIGERTGIVDLAQISTILYHHYGVRRYRLDMLYELSQLIQEITGIRVQNNYPIVGRNAFIHKAGLHVSAVIKDPLFYEFLPAELFGRKREIYLDKYAGKDSIRFYLRQTGIEDDKLAEKLLGLLKTSQEPFTVERLFEEARKMRGIE
- a CDS encoding 3-isopropylmalate dehydratase large subunit, giving the protein MTIVEELLNARAGETVVREVDLVYAHDGTMPLIIESFKKMFTRVKKPNRTFIFFDHVYPAPTTKVANLQREIREFAREQGIRVLEGYGISHQVVPEEGLLDGAKIVIGADSHTPTLGAFGVFAIGMGATDTAIALGLGKTWLKVPKSVRVNLEGTLSKYTMAMDAMLHVIGLLRDVDMNYKALEFFGGFGLSVDERMTITNFSVETNAKTAVFDNDTFVGDGEYVKEITIELDQIEPLVALPHHPGNTERANRVRRKIDQVFIGSCTNGRLEHLRKVAEVLKGEQVSVRTFVSPASRRVYFQMIREGILETLMEAGVTVLPPGCGPCLGRHMGVAGDGEVILSTTNRNFRGRMGSPNAEIYLASPLTAAVSAIYGEITNPEDAL